CCGTCACCAGGGAGCGAGAATAATTCGGGTTGAAACTGCCATGATCCCGCAGTTGGCCCTGTTCACGAAATCTCGTTACACCTTTACGACATGTACTGTGTCAAGATTCCTGTCGCATGTATTGCTATAGTATTTTATATCAAATCTATTCAAATCCACATCAGATTCTATTTTTTCAAGAGCCGGAGTATACATAAAACGCCCGCCCTCTTTTAAGCTCTCCAATATCTCATGATATTTTTGTGCATATATTGATTGCTTCGCACTACCCAAAAATATTTGCCGCGCAAAATGATTAGAAAACGACATGTGCGCAATAATAGCACCAAATGTGCCCTTTTTAAATTTAAGATCAAGCCAATTACCACAAATAATCGACCTATCTGAATTCGCATATTGATCTACACCAAATACATCTACATATCCTGCCAGTCTTAGTTGTTTGACAAGATGATTCTTTTCGCCACAGCCTACATCAAGAATTGGTTCAATTAATTTCTGTTCATCCAGCCTGAGAATCTGCCATTGAAAATCACCTGAATATTCACTGCACAAGGCGTGCTGTATTTTATAGTCATCTGCTTGTACACAGAGTTTCAATTCCGCAATCAGCTTGGCCCGATGATCAATCACGATTTTTTCCACCTCTGCAATTGAGCTTCGTAAGTTGAGTCTTGCAATGGTGCGGAAAAGATCATCGTATATGCTTTTTATATGACGTATTGCTAAATCTGTGAACGATATATATTGGTTATTATGAACGCATTGTGAAATAAAATAATTATACGAATGAGCTGCTGCGCTTCGCATTTTATCCACATTTTCAAAAATATGATATTGAACTCTGTT
This Desulfovibrio sp. Huiquan2017 DNA region includes the following protein-coding sequences:
- a CDS encoding class I SAM-dependent methyltransferase, with translation MNIVEYLQSEKTRNSIVELIWSNRVQYHIFENVDKMRSAAAHSYNYFISQCVHNNQYISFTDLAIRHIKSIYDDLFRTIARLNLRSSIAEVEKIVIDHRAKLIAELKLCVQADDYKIQHALCSEYSGDFQWQILRLDEQKLIEPILDVGCGEKNHLVKQLRLAGYVDVFGVDQYANSDRSIICGNWLDLKFKKGTFGAIIAHMSFSNHFARQIFLGSAKQSIYAQKYHEILESLKEGGRFMYTPALEKIESDVDLNRFDIKYYSNTCDRNLDTVHVVKV